In Nocardioides luti, the DNA window CATCCGTGCTCCTGTCGGTCCCGAGGTGTCAGTCCCGAGAGAGACGGGGCCTCGCGAGGTTCGGTTGTCACGCGCACGCCCGATTCTCGCCCTCCGGGGTTTCCAGGGCCGCCGGGTCCGTGAGGTCGTGAGGTCTGTGAGGCCGTGAGGACAAGTTGACCTCGGCGAGAGACCGGCGTGCAGCGAGGCGAAACCTCGACTGCCGAGAGTGAGGTCGTCAGCCACCACGGAACCCCCCAGGAGCAGCCCATGTCCGCGACCGCCCCCACCGAACGGCGCACCGGCCGCTGGATCGACGACTGGCGCCCCGAGGACGCCGCCTTCTGGGAGGGCGGCGGCCGACAGGTCGCGCGCCGCAACCTGGTGTGGTCGATCTTCGCCGAGCACCTCGGCTTCTCGGTCTGGCTGATCTGGAGCGTCAGCTCGGCGTTCCTGGTCGCGACCGGCTTCGACTACAGCCCCCAACAGCTGTTCCTCCTGGTCGCGCTGCCGAACCTGGTCGGCTCGCTGCTGCGGCTGCCCTACACCTTCGCCGTCCCGAAGTTCGGCGGCCGCAACTGGACGATGACGAGCGCCGCGCTGCTGCTGGTGCCGACGCTCGGTTTCGCGTACGCCGTGCAGCGGCCGGACACGCCGTACTGGGCCTTCTGCCTAATCGCGGCCACCGCCGGCCTCGGCGGCGGCAACTTCGCCTCGTCGATGGCGAACATCAACTTCTTCTACCCCTCCGCCAAGAAGGGCGCCGCGCTCGGGCTCAACGCCGCGGGCGGCAACCTCGGCGTCTCGCTGATCCAGCTCTTCCTGCCGGTGATCGTGGGTGGCGCGGGCATCTTCGGCCTGGTCAAGGCCGCCGACGGCGGCGTGCACCTCGAGCGGGCCGCGTGGGTGTACGCCGGCCTCGCCGTGGTGGCCACGCTGGCGGCGTACCTCTTCATGGACAACCTCGGCACCGCGAAGTCGACGCCCCGCGAGCAGCTGCAGGTCGTCCGGAAGCCGCAGACCTGGATCATGGCGTTCCTCTACATCGGAACCTTCGGCTCGTTCATCGGCTACTCCGCGGCGATGCCGCTGCTGATCAAGCTCAACTTCTGGGTGCCGGACCCGGCGCCGCTCGGCACCGGCATCTACTTCGCCTACTTCGCCTTCCTCGGCGCGCTGGTCGGCTCCGCGACGCGGCCGCTCGGCGGCTGGCTCGCCGACACGTACGGCGGCGCGAAGGTCACCCTCGGCGCCTTCGTCGGCATGGTGGTCTTCACGCTCGTCGTGCTGTGGACGCTGACGCAGCTCACCCCGAACCCGACCGCGGACCCGGCGATCGCCACCGAGAACCAGGCGTGGTTCCCCGCGTTCCTCGTCGCCTTCCTCCTCGTCTTCGCCTCGACCGGCATCGGCAACGGCTCGACCTACAAGATGATCCCCGCGATCTGGCGCACCGAGGCCGAGCGCTCGACGGCTCCCGGCACCCCCGAGCGCGACGCCGCGCTGCTGCGCGGCACCAAGCAGGCCTCGGCGGCGATCGGCGTCATCGGGGCGGTCGGCGCGATGGGCGGCTTCCTGATCCCGCTGGCCTTCAGCTCGCCGTGGGTCGACAACCCGCTGTCGGCGACCAAGGGCGCGTTCATGGTCTTCACCGGCTTCTACGTCGTGTGCGCGCTGGTCACCTGGGCGGTCTACCTGCGCCGGCCCGCCACCGCGAAGGCGACCGGCCTCGCCGGCGCCCGGATCTGACCTCGCCATGACCGACACCCACTGCCCCTACTGCTCCCTGCAGTGCGGGATGAAGGTGACCGGGCGGCGGTCGCCGGAGGTGTCGGCCTGGCCGGAGTTCCCCGTCAACGAGGGCGCGTTGTGCCGCAAGGGCTGGACGGCGACCGGGCTCGTCGGCAGCCGCGAGCGGCTCACGACCCCGCTGCTGCGGGACCGGGCGACCGGGGAGTTCCGCCCGGTCGGCTGGGACGAGGCGCTCGGCGTCGTCGCCGACCGGCTCCGTGCGCTGCGCGCCGCGCACGGGCCCGACACGGTCGGCGTCTTCGGCGGCGGCGGGCTGACGAACGAGAAGGCCTACCAGCTCGGCAAGTTCGCCCGGGTCGCGCTCGGCACCAGCCAGATCGACTACAACGGCCGCTGGTGCATGAGCTCGGCCGCGTCGGCCGGGACGAAGGCGTTCGGCCTGGACCGCGGGCTGCCGTTCCCGCTCGCGGACCTCGAGCAGACCGACGTCGTCGTGCTGGTCGGCTCCAACCTCGCCGAGACGATGCCCCCCGCGGCCCGCCACCTCGACCGGCTGCGCGAGCGCGGCGGCCGAGTCGTCGTCGTCGACCCCCGCGTCACGGCGACCGCCGAGCGCGCCGACCTCGTCGTCCAGCCGGTCCCCGGCACGGACCTGGCCCTCGCGCTGGGCGTCCTGCACCTGCTCGTGGCCGGCGGCCACGTCGACGAGGAGTACGTCGCCACCCGGACGACCGGCTTCGACGACGTCCGCCGCGCCGTCGCGGCGTGGTGGCCCGAGCGGGTCGAGCGGGTCACCGGCGTGCCGGTCGAGGAGCTCCGCGCCCTGGT includes these proteins:
- a CDS encoding MFS transporter; protein product: MSATAPTERRTGRWIDDWRPEDAAFWEGGGRQVARRNLVWSIFAEHLGFSVWLIWSVSSAFLVATGFDYSPQQLFLLVALPNLVGSLLRLPYTFAVPKFGGRNWTMTSAALLLVPTLGFAYAVQRPDTPYWAFCLIAATAGLGGGNFASSMANINFFYPSAKKGAALGLNAAGGNLGVSLIQLFLPVIVGGAGIFGLVKAADGGVHLERAAWVYAGLAVVATLAAYLFMDNLGTAKSTPREQLQVVRKPQTWIMAFLYIGTFGSFIGYSAAMPLLIKLNFWVPDPAPLGTGIYFAYFAFLGALVGSATRPLGGWLADTYGGAKVTLGAFVGMVVFTLVVLWTLTQLTPNPTADPAIATENQAWFPAFLVAFLLVFASTGIGNGSTYKMIPAIWRTEAERSTAPGTPERDAALLRGTKQASAAIGVIGAVGAMGGFLIPLAFSSPWVDNPLSATKGAFMVFTGFYVVCALVTWAVYLRRPATAKATGLAGARI